A window of Cottoperca gobio chromosome 16, fCotGob3.1, whole genome shotgun sequence contains these coding sequences:
- the srsf10a gene encoding serine/arginine-rich splicing factor 10 isoform X3, translating to MLKGNKPNFFTFEDVRDAEDALHNLDHKWVCGRQIEIQFAQGDRKTPNQMKTKERSSPRSSSRHDDDRDGRRRRSRSRSNERRRSRSPSYERRPRRSESPRESRSYSRHRRSKSHENERYRGPPRDHHRTHREPGSRSHSASRSPPPSRPMPKGKKSPSRSHSPAEDFHPTSSSQKQPVGRSPSRSYSRSLSRSRSRSRSWAGRKSGGH from the exons aTGTTAAAAGGTAACAAGCCAAACTTTTT CACATTTGAAGATGTCCGGGATGCAGAGGACGCTCTTCACAACCTGGACCATAAATGGGTTTGTGGGCGTCAGATCGAGATCCAGTTCGCCCAGGGGGACAGAAAGA ccCCTAACCAGATGAAGACCAAGGAGCGCAGTTCCCCTCGCAGCTCCTCCCGCCACGACGACGATCGAGATGGCCGCCGAAGACGGTCTCGGAGCCGCAGCAATGAGCGACGCAGGTCCCGGAGCCCTTCCTATGAGCGCCGTCCTCGGAGGTCTGAGAGCCCCAGAGA ATCTCGTTCTTACAGTCGACACAGACGGAGCAAGAGCCATGAAAATGAAAG GTACAGAGGTCCTCCTCGTGACCACCACAGGACACACCGTGAACCCGGCTCACGCAGCCACTCTGCGTCCcgctcccctcccccctccagaCCCATGCCCAAAGGTAAAAAGAGCCCGTCCCGTTCTCACAGCCCGGCTGAAGACTTCCACCCAACCTCCAGCTCCCAGAAGCAGCCTGTGGGACGATCTCCGTCCCGCTCCTACTCTAGATCCTTGTCCCGGTCGCGTTCTCGCTCCAGGTCCTGGGCTGGACGCAAGTCTGGAGGCCACTGA
- the srsf10a gene encoding serine/arginine-rich splicing factor 10 isoform X1, which translates to MARYLRPPNTSLFVRNIADDSRPEDLRREFGRYGPIVDVYIPLDFYTRRGRGFAYIQFEDVRDAEDALHNLDHKWVCGRQIEIQFAQGDRKTPNQMKTKERSSPRSSSRHDDDRDGRRRRSRSRSNERRRSRSPSYERRPRRSESPRESRSYSRHRRSKSHENERYRGPPRDHHRTHREPGSRSHSASRSPPPSRPMPKGKKSPSRSHSPAEDFHPTSSSQKQPVGRSPSRSYSRSLSRSRSRSRSWAGRKSGGH; encoded by the exons ATGGCGAGGTACCTGAGGCCGCCTAATACATCTCTCTTCGTTAGAAACATCGCCGACGACTCCAg GCCAGAGGATTTACGACGTGAGTTTGGTCGTTATGGGCCTATTGTAGATGTCTACATTCCACTTGACTTCTATACACGACGGGGAAGAGGATTTGCTTACATTCA ATTTGAAGATGTCCGGGATGCAGAGGACGCTCTTCACAACCTGGACCATAAATGGGTTTGTGGGCGTCAGATCGAGATCCAGTTCGCCCAGGGGGACAGAAAGA ccCCTAACCAGATGAAGACCAAGGAGCGCAGTTCCCCTCGCAGCTCCTCCCGCCACGACGACGATCGAGATGGCCGCCGAAGACGGTCTCGGAGCCGCAGCAATGAGCGACGCAGGTCCCGGAGCCCTTCCTATGAGCGCCGTCCTCGGAGGTCTGAGAGCCCCAGAGA ATCTCGTTCTTACAGTCGACACAGACGGAGCAAGAGCCATGAAAATGAAAG GTACAGAGGTCCTCCTCGTGACCACCACAGGACACACCGTGAACCCGGCTCACGCAGCCACTCTGCGTCCcgctcccctcccccctccagaCCCATGCCCAAAGGTAAAAAGAGCCCGTCCCGTTCTCACAGCCCGGCTGAAGACTTCCACCCAACCTCCAGCTCCCAGAAGCAGCCTGTGGGACGATCTCCGTCCCGCTCCTACTCTAGATCCTTGTCCCGGTCGCGTTCTCGCTCCAGGTCCTGGGCTGGACGCAAGTCTGGAGGCCACTGA
- the srsf10a gene encoding serine/arginine-rich splicing factor 10 isoform X2 yields MARYLRPPNTSLFVRNIADDSRPEDLRREFGRYGPIVDVYIPLDFYTRRGRGFAYIQFEDVRDAEDALHNLDHKWVCGRQIEIQFAQGDRKTPNQMKTKERSSPRSSSRHDDDRDGRRRRSRSRSNERRRSRSPSYERRPRRSESPRDRHRRSKSHENERYRGPPRDHHRTHREPGSRSHSASRSPPPSRPMPKGKKSPSRSHSPAEDFHPTSSSQKQPVGRSPSRSYSRSLSRSRSRSRSWAGRKSGGH; encoded by the exons ATGGCGAGGTACCTGAGGCCGCCTAATACATCTCTCTTCGTTAGAAACATCGCCGACGACTCCAg GCCAGAGGATTTACGACGTGAGTTTGGTCGTTATGGGCCTATTGTAGATGTCTACATTCCACTTGACTTCTATACACGACGGGGAAGAGGATTTGCTTACATTCA ATTTGAAGATGTCCGGGATGCAGAGGACGCTCTTCACAACCTGGACCATAAATGGGTTTGTGGGCGTCAGATCGAGATCCAGTTCGCCCAGGGGGACAGAAAGA ccCCTAACCAGATGAAGACCAAGGAGCGCAGTTCCCCTCGCAGCTCCTCCCGCCACGACGACGATCGAGATGGCCGCCGAAGACGGTCTCGGAGCCGCAGCAATGAGCGACGCAGGTCCCGGAGCCCTTCCTATGAGCGCCGTCCTCGGAGGTCTGAGAGCCCCAGAGA TCGACACAGACGGAGCAAGAGCCATGAAAATGAAAG GTACAGAGGTCCTCCTCGTGACCACCACAGGACACACCGTGAACCCGGCTCACGCAGCCACTCTGCGTCCcgctcccctcccccctccagaCCCATGCCCAAAGGTAAAAAGAGCCCGTCCCGTTCTCACAGCCCGGCTGAAGACTTCCACCCAACCTCCAGCTCCCAGAAGCAGCCTGTGGGACGATCTCCGTCCCGCTCCTACTCTAGATCCTTGTCCCGGTCGCGTTCTCGCTCCAGGTCCTGGGCTGGACGCAAGTCTGGAGGCCACTGA
- the fabp10a gene encoding fatty acid-binding protein 10-A, liver basic produces the protein MDFNGTWQVYSQENYEEFLKAMGLPEDVIKMAKDIKPITEIKQKGNDFVVTSKTPGKTVTNSFTTGKEAEITTMDGKKLKCIVNLEGGKLVCNTGKFCHIQEIKGGEMVETLSMGSTTLIRKSKKM, from the exons ATGGATTTCAATGGAACATGGCAGGTCTACTCCCAGGAGAACTACGAGGAGTTCCTCAAGGCTATGG GTCTCCCAGAAGATGTCATTAAGATGGCCAAGGACATCAAGCCAATTACTGAGATCAAGCAGAAAGGCAATGACTTTGTTGTCACCTCCAAGACCCCCGGAAAGACTGTGACCAACTCCTTTACGACTGGCAAAGAGGCTGAAATCACCACCATGGATGGCAAGAAGCTCAAG TGCATTGTCAATCTGGAGGGTGGCAAACTGGTCTGCAACACCGGCAAGTTCTGCCACATCCAAGAGATCAAGGGAGGAGAGATGGTTGAG ACTTTGTCCATGGGCTCAACAACTCTCATCAGGAAGAGCAAAAAGATGTAA